The DNA region GTTCCGGGAATCGGAAACCCTCCATCGGATCGCGCAGGAAGCCTTCCAGGTTGCGCCGTTCGTTGGTGTAGTCGGTTTCCTCCACGAAGCGCGCGCGGATTTCCTGCATCAGTGCCTTCAGCCCCTCACGGTCCACCGGCAGCTTGCCGGCCATGCGGATCAGCCGGCCCAGGTTCTCGAGGTCGGCATCCACCGCCTCGGCCACGCCGGGGTAGCGGATCTTGATCACCACCGCGCGGCCGTCGGCGAGTTTCGCCCGATGCACCTGCCCGATCGAAGCGCTTGCGAGCGCCGTCGGTTCGATGTGCTCGACGAGCTGCCACTGCGCCTTCGACCACTGCGCGTCCAGCAGCGGGTGCATCTTCGAGAAGGGCAGAGGCTCGGCCTGGCGCTGCAGGCGCGCCAGCTGCTCGGCCAGCGCGGGCGGCAGGATGTCGCGGTACTGCGAGGCGATTTGCCCGAGCTTCATCGCCGCGCCCTTGAGTTCGCCTAGCGTCGCGAACCAGTCCTCGCCGATCTTGCGCCACTGGTTCTCCTTGCTCACGCCCGGCAGCACGCGCAGCATGCTGCGCCCGAGCGTGCGCGCGCCGGTCCACAGCAGGCGCCGCCCGCGGTGACGGGCGGGGGGTTTCTTAGCGGGCATGCGGGTCGATGGCCTGCAGGGCCTCGAGTGCGTTCATGGGCAGCGATACGGTAGCGCCACTTGCGTCGGCTGCCTCGCGGTTGATGCGGATCAGCGGCGCGCCGAGCGATTCGCTGAAGTGCCGCACGGTCGGCACGGAACGGCCGGCGCCGATTTCGATCACC from Nevskiales bacterium includes:
- a CDS encoding AarF/ABC1/UbiB kinase family protein; amino-acid sequence: MPAKKPPARHRGRRLLWTGARTLGRSMLRVLPGVSKENQWRKIGEDWFATLGELKGAAMKLGQIASQYRDILPPALAEQLARLQRQAEPLPFSKMHPLLDAQWSKAQWQLVEHIEPTALASASIGQVHRAKLADGRAVVIKIRYPGVAEAVDADLENLGRLIRMAGKLPVDREGLKALMQEIRARFVEETDYTNERRNLEGFLRDPMEGFRFPEPVPELCTDGVLVLTEIQADDAEAARHYPQALRDRIGNRLTDWVVQQIFVTGRLHADPHPGNFGFTPEGEIVVYDFGCVKHLGPETQAGLRAVLSASVAKDWPALHAGLQRLGVVHMPYDSHPVIFGRIYAEHCEAILDPVMRRERFDLSDGSLLENGRIAAQRAIPHWPKFRVAAELAFVTRTLSGLYWLQRGLKARVALREKILALAG